The genome window AGGGCAGACTCGAAATACGTGATCGCTTCATCAAACTGGTTGTTGTAGTACTGCGCCAATCCTACAGTGAGATGTGCAGACAAGCGAGCTCTCTTGCGTTGTTCACTTGAGAGCTCGTTCTCTGCCTCCTCGCTGCTCAAGCCTAGTGCTAGCTCGCCACACTCGACTGCCTTCTCGTATGAGCCAGAAGCGAGGTATGCTCGTGCTAGGTCCGTTTTGGCCAGAGCAAACTTGGCAAGACTTTGAGGGGATTCGGTGCTTTCATAGTCGGCCTCGACGGTCAAGGAGATCTTTTCCAGCGCATCAACAGCACGGCTGCTCTCTCTGGTACGCTCTTGAAATAGTGTCATCAAGTGGCCAAATGCCAGGTCATCGGATTTGAGGCTTTGGTATTGGTTGAGAGCAAAGAGTGGCTGAATGAGCGATTCAACCGTAATTTCATTGGGGGGCGATGAAAGAATATGGTCAAAGAGGGAGCTTGAGTAGTGACGCCTGGTAGGTACTGAAGATGCATCTGCAATCTCCATTGCGTGAGTGAATAGTCCTCGGGCTTCTTTGGCGTCAccatgaagaagagccacAAATCCCTGTCCTAGCCAAGCGTGTGCATAGTCAGGGTCGGTTGACTGGGCCCTTGTGAAGACCTCGTTAGCCATCTCGACATCTCCGGACAAAAGGGCGAGAGTTCCCAAGTTCGTCCAGGCTGCAGGACTTCTCTCGTTTAGGTACAGACTTCGGGCAAAAGCATGCTGTGCTACTGTAGGGTTGATATCGCTGGTCACTACACCAAGTGCATTCCAAAACTCCGAATTCCCAGCTTCTAACTCGATCGCACGCTTGAATGACCTCACCGCAGCTTTGACGTAACTGCTGGACTTCTTCCTGATCTCATACGGCAGGCAAATATGCGCGCGATGCTCTGCCCACCCcaaattataataagccacGGCTTGCGCGTGACGATCATTAGACGAAATGTGAACACCTTGCTTGTGGCACAAAATCGTAGCGTGGATACATCGGGTGAGATCAACCCCAGGCTGCTCATCATCTGCATACAAGCCCTTTGCGAAGACCACATCAGTGCCAACCTTATCAACACTGGCGAAAATCTCATAAGCGTCCTGTGAgcccttcttgagaagttcacTGATGGATTCGCAAGGCAAATCACGCGTGCGACTCTGAACAGAAGAGAAGACAGAGCATGCATCAGCTATGGCTTTCCAGAAGTTAAAAGTCTCGAGAACACTGCCTTCGGTTTTTTTTGCATACTCAATGGTCTCGGTTGCAAGCTGGGCTGCTTTTCCGAATAATCCTTTCTCGACAGATGAAAGGGCGTTGTCGACTGTTGTTTGAAGCAAGGCGATAATGACACCCTCCTCCCCAGGATGCGTCTCAATGACGGACCTGTAGAGAGCGATAGATTCATCATACTCGCCCAGTTCACGTTTGATGTTAGCAAGCATATATTTGGTAAACCAGGTGTCTCCGGAAATATCTGCTTcggtttcttcttccagccTTTGTGCATTCAGAATAGCCTTGGTGGCAGCAATGTGCCGACCGGAACTGTGGTAGCTCTCCCCAAGACCGACCCAGGAATGGTAATCTTCAGGGCTAATACGGAGCGCTGCTTGGAAAGACACGATAGCCTTATGGAAGTCTTGCTTATTTAGCTCAGCCACGCCGAGCGCAGCAAATGGCCAGCTAATGCCCTTCCTCTTGGATCCTGGCGGCGGCTTTACCTTGCCAGAGTCAACAACTCGGCGGGCGACGAGCTCGACTCTATCCCAGTCTCCATCGTCCGCAAAAGAGCGTGCAAGTCTCTCGGCTGCAAGCACTTCGGCGTGAGACAGTTCCAATGCTTTCTGGAAGCAGCGTCGTGATCTGCCTTTATCCTTCGCATAGTCGGCATAATATGTTCCTAGGTACGTGTATGTGGGTGCGTAATTCAGGTTATTGTTGAGAGCACTAAGCCAGTATGCGTATGCGGACTCTCCTTTTCGTTGTTTTCGTGCGGCCTTACTGGTATCGATGTTCCAGAGGCATACTCCCACGCGGTGCTGCGTCTCACCCAGCAACTCCTTTGATTCAGTGCCTTGTTTTTCCAGCGGTTCGAGACATTCTTGCAGTTCTTCCTTTGCGGTTTGCCAATCTCCCTTGAGTGCTTTGACCCAAGCGGCCTCAGACTTTACCCTGATGTTTGTTTGATCACGCTCCAGAGCCCGAGTAAGATActcgatagcttcatcgtactcctcttcttcctcgtaaATCAGACCAACACCGATCAAGGCGGAAGTGGAAGTGTTATCCCGCTCAAGAACTTTGTCGAACAGCTCCTTTGCCTCTTTATGATGTCTGGGAGACTGGTAATAGACTAGTGCTGTTCCGAGCGAAAGGTAATAAGAGTCTTCGGCATTTGCGAATGAAAGGCCTGTCTTCTTACGCTCCTGTGCCAATAGTGCCAAACCCTTGCGCATAAGCTCAACAGTATTCTCATACTCTCCAATGTGAAGAAGATATTGCCCAGTGAGTCGGTACGCAAGAACAGAATCAGCTGTAGTAATGCCTTCTGTGATCATGATGAGTCGATCCTCGTCGGTCAAAGGAACCACAAGGGTTGGAACTCcgccatcgtcgtcatcggaACTTTCGTCTGACTCATTCAGGGCTGCCTTCACCTTTTCCTGTGGCTTCTCTGGTGGGAACGGTGAGATTGGGCTTGTCAGGTAACTCGTGATAACTTTGTAAAGATCACTGTCGGGAAAGAATGAACAGTACGCTCGGAGGACATCCACGTCCCATTCTCtgatctccttcttgtcctgccATTCTATAGATATATCCCAAGCAAGCTTGTATGGGTATTTTATGGCAACCATGCCGTTGGCAAGATCGAGCACTTTCTGGCGTTCAGCGTTCTTTTCAGCGCCCGTTGGGGCGACCAGGAGACGATCATAACagagctggagaagctttTCTTCATACTGTCGTCTCAAGTCATCGTCATTTGTCCAGTTGATGAGTTGTCGATAAATGTGCTCAAGTTTACTCTGGCTGTAAACTTCCCGCTTGGCGTCAAGGGTGACCTCGGTGAGTTTCGCGCCCAGTTTGGTTCGTCGCTCTCCGATGAGAGTGTTTATCCGGTGTTTCTCAGCTTTCTCTAAGATGTGCGCTACCGTCTCATATGTCTTTGCTGGGTGTGGGAACCGGCCCTCGAGGATGGGGTATAGAGGGCTTTCGGGGAGTTGGATGGAAAGTGCTTCAGCATATTGGGTCTCATCACCTTGGACTCTTGCAAAGTCGACAAATTTGTCGACAACATCTTGACACTTGTACatatcatcagcatctcgaTAAATCTGCCCCAGATTAACGACCGCCTGGTGGTAATCTGCCAGTTTCTTGTTGCTTTGcttctcaaagagcttgatCAAGCCCTGCCATGCCTGTGCCTCCTGGGGACGAAGCCACGTCGCAGATCGATAAGTCTCCTGAGCTAGGTcaagcttgtccttcttgtccaagGCAAAGGCTAGGAAAATGTGCCTGGAAAGGTTGTCAGCTTGGGGCGATCATGGAGGGGTACTGCAGCTCTCTGTTGCGTTGCACATATTTGGTATTCTCACGCTTGGTAGTTCTTGGGATCCTTCTCCAGGAGCTCCTTTGCCTTGTTCACCGCGTCGTCAAACTTTTGTTGGCGAATGGCATCGTTAATGGCCTTGAGGGCTGCCTTTGTCCCTGACATGATGGCTAGATTTCTGTTGTGTTGGAGGGTACCCCCACCAAAGCTCGTAGAAGCTCCCTTTGCTCTCTTGGTGCTTTGACTAATATTTGTGGTGGTCTTTTGTATCTCATCCAGCGAAAGAATCCGATCGAGTGACGTCGACAAATCCAAAGACAACACTCCAAAGTACATCAAATGAATAGATCATACACTCATTAGCCAGGCGGCTATTGCAGGTGGAATTGCTCTGTGGATGAATTATGTCATTGGAAGCTTCACTGATAGCCGAAGATGTCCCGCCTATGTCTTGGGTCCCACAGACCCAACTAGCACTATCTGTAGATATACGAGTACCTTATGCTGCCTTAAGTTTTGTCAATCTATCTTAGTAGTTCCTATCGCTAATCAAAGTGTTGATGTAAGTTACAACGTTGCGTTGTCCCTCCActtgttctcatccttgGTAGCAAGTTTTCAGACACTGGAAACAAGTGTTGGAACCCAAGGTATAGCCATTTCATTTTCATAGAAATTTTCAACCATAGCTCAATTAGTTAAACAGTCCGTTGGTTCTTACAGCTATGTAAGGGTTAAGTAGAATTGCTAGGTGGAAGTTTGAACAGTTGCTTTGTTACTAATCGCGAACTTGATGATAGATATAGGGTAGCATGACTAAGGTAAAGTTCACAAAAAAGGATACTCCCCCATCAAATTTCCGTCCATGATGCGATATAGCTCTGCGAGAGCAGTAACGGGGCAGTAATCTCCACCTCTATATGGCctatcttcatcatcgagttCACCTGGGTAGGGCTCCGCAGGATAGTCCCATTTTGGATCGATCATCCTCACAAGGACATCGGCAAGACGAGGCTCATCCCGTTCAATGTCGAGGGAGAAAGAACAATTGGCCAATCTGCTGATTGTTTGTTCGTCAAGGAGGATACATGCTGAGAACCTGCTTATACCAATTCCTCTGAACATGAGGTCTTCTTCAAGTACCCCGAGACTTCTGAGATGAGCACGGAATTCCTCCCTTACTCGATCTTCTGATGCGTTCTCTAGAGCCTCTTTGTCTTCAATGACTTCAAGTTTGAATCTTTTAGTTGCTTCTTCACTATAGAGAGAAGGTGACATTAGTCTCAAGCTTCTGATTGTGGCTTGGACTAGGTTCTCCAGGGCTTGGTTGAGCTTTTGGCATGCCAAATTGGAATAAGATGTGACAAAGACGAAGTAACCCCATGTTGGGTCCGTGGCTGCCTGTCCGAGTGGTCCTCGTGTCTTATTTTGATGTGCCTCTACAGCGGAGAGAAGCTTGCGCACATCGTCAGACCTCTTTTTGTAGCCGAAccagtcttcatcatcacggACCCACCGATTGAAgggcctctctctctcaaacATTTGACTATCAAGTTCAGGTTCAACACTGTAGTCAGTGGGCCGGATATCCAAGTCGACATCACTGAGATGTCGGGCTGTTTTCTGAATGGCTGGATCAGCACCAGGACCGACTGAGCGGTTGTTAAAAGAGCGCTTGTGAGGGACAGGGCGAATTTCGAGAGAAGGATCTCGTGGTGGAAAATCTGTCATATGAAACCAAGAGTCCATATTGTGCAGGGAATGGAGGTTGTGAGAGACGAGTGTGACGGTAGTAGGAGGCAAGACGGGAATGATTGTGGATAAACAGGAGAGTGTACTCCGTAACGTCGACTGAGTAAGGTATAAATACTGGTCTCAACAATGTCATCCACAATCCTTATTTCATAACTGAAATATGGCCGTGTATCTGCCGAATCAGATCGTATATGAGACGGCGTTTGCATAATCATCAACGGATAGCAACATGGTTCTTTAGGCAGAAGCCCAGGCAGTAAGTGTTTTATGGTAAACCAATGAGAAGACAGAATAGTATACAACCAACAACTTACACGGATCCTTCAGGTTGGACAAAAGTCAGGGTACATCAATCTAAATGTCACTTATAAATTTTAGGCTGTTATTTTCGAGAGACCTGTCATGTCAAGCCACTCTAGTGTAAGTGACGTGAAAGAGGAAGTATATCAGTTCGCAACACCTTCATGCTAGACTTTGTGATACTGCGGCGACTGTAATGCGATAATGAGTTACGCCGTCATAGAACGTCAAAGCCTATCGTCATTATACATTATTTTGTGCTTTTCTTGTCCCCTCTTCATGCTGTTCGCTCATGGGGTACACCGGTAAGTTCAGGTGTTGTAACGAAATTTTGTGATACAgtctaactacctaggtactcaaGTTGAGCTTTCACTGAACAATCCAATAGCCAGTTTCTAGATATAGAAGCCTGACGTTTTGTGAGTATCGAGCCAAAGTGAGGTTTGTTAAGTTTTCATCTGAATCACGAGCTGCCTTATACGTGCACACATAAACTTCTGTCAACGTCGCTTCGAACAGGTATCTGTAATCTGGCTATACACACACTCTCTACTACAGCCTAGCTGATCCGCCGACATCGACTCATTGCGCGACGATATATTTGTGTCTTATGACTGCGATTCTGAACCCGAACCCGAACCCGAACCTCTTGATTCTTCCTGTACGCCAGGAAAAAGGAAATGTGCGAAATGCCAGAAACTCGGTAGACGCTGCTTCCGGTGCCGTTTGAAGCTTGCATTAGGGGAAGAGTCTGAGGAGCCTGCCAAGTTAGCACTTGAACTTGTtgttgcttctcaagctgccCAAAGAAACGACAAACCCGAAGATACTATCCCAGAGCCTATCCCAAAACCCATCAAAACCAGGAATGAAACAACACGACCACAAAAATTTGCACAGAATGGAGAAACTCCGAGCCCCATTACACGGTCTAGTTCAAaatctcaacaacaagattGCCCATCGACTGCCCCCAAGAATAGAACCGAGAGCTTTCAAACCTCTTCCCATGATACATACTTTTACGATGGTGTAATTACGAGCAGCACGCAATACTACCAAAGCAACATTTCATCCTGCGGTACCAACATCCAATCTAGGGCGAACGATGCCCACCGCCCAAAAAATTGTTATTCGTATAACCATCCTTGTTCTCAGTGGAAGGGCCTAGCTCCTGACCTTCCATACTACAATCGATCGGACGCAGATATTGAGGTAGTCAAGATAAACAGAAGCTGGCATCTCGTTTCCACAAAGCGCCGCGTTGAGAAATACGATAACAGCGGTATTGAGCACAGTCACAAACACCGACATTGGGCAGAGCCCTCCAGGGAACCCCCCCAAATTGCAACAGTTGCAGGTCtccagaggagaagaaagccagcGTTCCTGAATATATCAATTTTTACAATGCCAAGATGACCTTTATAGAACAATTACCCTGGCGAGGGTATGCTCATGCAGTCTGGGTTGCGTTGGCGGATACGAGACCCTCCATGCCGGGCTCAGTGCGTCGCAGCACCAATCAATATAGAGTGTCATGTACAGTGTATCGCGATCAGCTATATGGGCCTGGGAGGCTTGTTGATCAGGTCTGGAAGCCTGATGAGCCCTTACCACTGGAATCAGTTTGCCCTAGCATATATGATTTCGGCAGATCAGCCCGTACATTGAGTGCAAGAAAGGATCACTGGTGTGAAGCATTGGGCGGATGAGATTGACTAGCGGAGATCCCTATACCATCACATAGAACTTCTTGTTGTGCCATTGAAGAGATGGTCAGAGACACTGGCAAACCCATAAGGAGAATAGCTTGCATGCGAATACCACCAACATGCAACCACCAAGATCGACAACCGAGTCGCCACAGGGCCCGCACACACCTTACCTTGTATACGAAAATGGAAGTGGAACTTCCTTGGGGTTTTCGCATTCCAAGCTGGTTTTCGGAAAAGAAGTCATATCGTTGGTTGGGGGTGGATATTTCGGAAAGGAGGCACTTAGCATAAATGGCTCGTATGTCATGGCGGACGTAGCCGATTCGGAGTAAATTGGGGGCCGGCCGTGTCAGAGAATGTGTATATATACCCAAAACTTCCCTGATTCGGGTGGTTTGGCTCTTCAGCATCCTTATATCACGAGAAAGTAGAGCCAATATTCTTTGACCCATAGTTAACATATATTTTGACTGACACTTTCGCCGCGAGCTTCAGTATCTATTCGAAAGTCACATCACAACAGGGATTTCTGAAACAGCACTATTAGGCCATCGTCCAGTGGCGGTCAAGATCCAGTTTGTTCATCATGTTCCATTCTATCTTTGTTATCACTCAGGCTGCCGACTTATTTCTACCGGCCAGTCCAACCAACCTATCAAGTCCGCACTTAACAAACCTCTTATCGTTTCGAGCAGATGCGTTGCCCACCCTTCCATGAACCATGACCTTTTCATTGTCCTGAACAAAGGGACATAATACGCCATCAAAAGAAGAGCCTGAGGTGCCTTTCGCTGAAGACACCCGACAAACAGATCTTGCATGCGGTACAGCCAGCCAAACACAAACTTATTCATCTTTGGTACTTGGACAAGGCCCTCGGCGTTGCCAAAGTTGGCCTCGTAAACATCGCACAAGCTTTTGTGTACCCTCAGGTACAAGGCAGTATCTGGGTTCTCGTGAGACGCTATCCATAGtcgaagcttctcaagtGGCCCAACCCAATCAATGTACGAGAACCCCATAACCATAAAATCTGGTTTTGTATCTTCCATCTCTGAATTCGTGCCACCGCCACCGAGAGGAGCCATGAGGCCCGTAAAGAGCGTAGCTGGTTCAATGCTCTGTCGGATCAACCGGACTCCATGAATCACGGGAAGCCATCTTTGCGAGATCCCCTCGCCAATAACACACACAAGCAGGTCGTCGGGACCTGTTGGTCCAGCTGCAAAGGTGCAGTAGCAGACGAGCACCGCTGCGACATAGAGAGCGCCACAATTTGCTTCGTTAAGGTTCGTTAAAGTTCTGTTCATTTCGTAAATCCCAAGCTCTGCATGATGCGCCGCGAGAGCGAGGCTCTGGGAATGCCGTTCAGTCCCTTTTGGTTCTTGGTATACCAGATGATACCCTGCTAGAGCATACATCATATGGAGGACGAAATGGTAGGAAAGGCCGATCTGGGGGACATTTCGCGCCCAGAACGATGCGATATCATCGACAGGGTCGTCAGCATCGTGTAAGGTCCTTGAGGTATTGGCCATGAAGTGGAAGAGTAACTCGGCGTCAGCAATATTTAAGGAACATATCTGCGAGTTTGATATGGTTGAAGAGGAAACTGGAGTAGCTGACGTCGAAGACGGCGATGTAGTCGTCCTGTCTGATGCTGGCGGGGGGGGAGGTGGTGGTCGCGTGAGTGCAGCCCAGTCCTTGCGTGGCCTTCCAGGGCCACGTCGCGGCGTCGTGGCAGGTTCTGCTAAAACTGATAGTATCTCAGGAGGAGAAGTGTGCGGCGCTGAGTCGTCACTAGAAGGTGGTTGTGGTGCAAAATCGCAGGGTATGCCAAAGCGCACGCAGTTGGCACAAGCTGGCTTCACCTCGTCACACTGGACGTCTTGTCAGCTCTGATCTGGGACATTCggagactttttttttcttctcttttatttttattttttggGAGGACTCACCTTTACTTTTCTCCTCTTGCAGTTGAAGCATCCGTTTCTCGATTTACGGTGCGGTCTTCTGGCAAGCTTGGAGACCCGCGCAGAGGAGATGCTCTCTGGACCAGTTGGCTGTGGCGTTGTTGACTTGCGCATGCTATCTACCTTATGTGACGATGCAGTGTCTGTGAATGTTATATAGAGAACGGCCAGATCATCCAGAAAGCCCCAGCGACTACAGAAGTACGcaacgaacgaacgaaccACGGGCAGGAAACAACAACTCTAAGTGCTTTTGCTTTCGGGCGTCGTCATGGGCTTCAAGGACCCTTCCGAGGTGACCGGGCGATGTCTCCGTGTCTGCGGACGGATGCGCCGGACGGCCTCAGCTCTTGGACCGGGAGAGTCCAAAACACAAAAACGATGAAATTCGAGTCCGGTATTCAGAATCCGACAAGTCCCAACTCTTACCGGATCGCCGAATGTGATGTTCGTAGGGGTGtttggagttgatgatctATTAGTCCAGCCACAACCGGAATAGCAGCAGTGCCGGCAAATGTGTGTGGGTCGGTGACAGATGATTTTAGAGTTGATATTCTCGACCCGAGAATGAAATAAAATCTGATGTGAAGCAAGGGTCCTcagcttgaggagaagagcttcTAGAACAAGAAAGGCAGGCTGTTGATTCAACGTAAAATGAACAGGAAAATGGGGGATTGGTTGGGCGAGGGGACCGAAGtaaagtaggtaggtaggcagctCCAGCGGAGTTAACTAACGGCGACGGGTTTTCGCATTTGTCATTGCGTAAAATGTCCGATTTGCGAGGTCGTAAAGCTATACCTCATTAGGCCAAAGGAATCGGGTTGTCGTTAGTATCTGACCAAGTTCTCACTCTTGAGTACAAAACGTaagaggagaggatgaagctgaCGAGATCATTTGAGGCAGTATAGGGAGTCTCACACACTCGCACACGCGGTCTGAACTATTGACGAGGTTCTAGCTTCTATTCTTGTTGCACAACTATAATACTTCACGTTAGGTAGAATTCGTGTTAGACTTTCCGAGGGGGGGGGCTTCGACGGACTCTCGGACAAGTTGCTTCGCTTACACGAGTGATAAGAGATCTGGCTGACTAAATTTGCCTGGCCCAGGGCCGCCCCAGCCTGGGTGCGGTATTCGTTTTAGCGCCTAAATAAAGCCACCATCGGACCCATGGATGACGAAtacgattgattgattgatatgCTCGGAACTTTTGGTCCTTATTCACGTTTTATATCCGCATTTTCTTAAACTGACAGGGCATTCTCGCTTTCTTTTCTGTTCTCCTCCCCAAGCTGGATGCTgcttttaagtttaattgcAGTGGTCATGCATTTTTTACTCACCGGCCCGCCACTATGCGTACTCATGTTTCAGTATACGATCAATATTCACTCCCATGACGTCTACGGAGACTTATCTTAACACGATCACTAATTCTTATCTAAAGTGGCTTGCTGATATTAGAGCGAATACGGATTCAAATCGGCTGTTATTCGGGTTGCTCATAAACTCCGGGTAGTGGGGGACATGCCCGGAGGTGATGATCTATGATAATGAGACTAAAGGAACGGAGTATGAACCTCATGACCTCGgaatcaagaaggatgagacACTGAAATTGAATGTCCTTAGATGCCATTCTAGCTTCTCTATACTCCTAAATATCGAAGAAATAGTACATTGTTCCAGTTTCTCCATGAAAGAATATTCCTTCCCCGTATATCCTGCTGACTAACAAGGGTCCCCAGGCGCGTACAGTAGCCCGCCTGGAACGTCATCGTCAAGTGGTTGCCCCAGCTAACCAGACTTGGCCTATATCCCAGTTTCCCCTTCAGCTCCGCATTCTTGctctctcaacaccagcaaagCGGTCTAGAGAAGGGCAAGTCATGTCGTCTTTTCGCCTCTTGATT of Fusarium musae strain F31 chromosome 5, whole genome shotgun sequence contains these proteins:
- a CDS encoding hypothetical protein (BUSCO:EOG09260779); this encodes MSGTKAALKAINDAIRQQKFDDAVNKAKELLEKDPKNYQAHIFLAFALDKKDKLDLAQETYRSATWLRPQEAQAWQGLIKLFEKQSNKKLADYHQAVVNLGQIYRDADDMYKCQDVVDKFVDFARVQGDETQYAEALSIQLPESPLYPILEGRFPHPAKTYETVAHILEKAEKHRINTLIGERRTKLGAKLTEVTLDAKREVYSQSKLEHIYRQLINWTNDDDLRRQYEEKLLQLCYDRLLVAPTGAEKNAERQKVLDLANGMVAIKYPYKLAWDISIEWQDKKEIREWDVDVLRAYCSFFPDSDLYKVITSYLTSPISPFPPEKPQEKVKAALNESDESSDDDDGGVPTLVVPLTDEDRLIMITEGITTADSVLAYRLTGQYLLHIGEYENTVELMRKGLALLAQERKKTGLSFANAEDSYYLSLGTALVYYQSPRHHKEAKELFDKVLERDNTSTSALIGVGLIYEEEEEYDEAIEYLTRALERDQTNIRVKSEAAWVKALKGDWQTAKEELQECLEPLEKQGTESKELLGETQHRVGVCLWNIDTSKAARKQRKGESAYAYWLSALNNNLNYAPTYTYLGTYYADYAKDKGRSRRCFQKALELSHAEVLAAERLARSFADDGDWDRVELVARRVVDSGKVKPPPGSKRKGISWPFAALGVAELNKQDFHKAIVSFQAALRISPEDYHSWVGLGESYHSSGRHIAATKAILNAQRLEEETEADISGDTWFTKYMLANIKRELGEYDESIALYRSVIETHPGEEGVIIALLQTTVDNALSSVEKGLFGKAAQLATETIEYAKKTEGSVLETFNFWKAIADACSVFSSVQSRTRDLPCESISELLKKGSQDAYEIFASVDKVGTDVVFAKGLYADDEQPGVDLTRCIHATILCHKQGVHISSNDRHAQAVAYYNLGWAEHRAHICLPYEIRKKSSSYVKAAVRSFKRAIELEAGNSEFWNALGVVTSDINPTVAQHAFARSLYLNERSPAAWTNLGTLALLSGDVEMANEVFTRAQSTDPDYAHAWLGQGFVALLHGDAKEARGLFTHAMEIADASSVPTRRHYSSSLFDHILSSPPNEITVESLIQPLFALNQYQSLKSDDLAFGHLMTLFQERTRESSRAVDALEKISLTVEADYESTESPQSLAKFALAKTDLARAYLASGSYEKAVECGELALGLSSEEAENELSSEQRKRARLSAHLTVGLAQYYNNQFDEAITYFESALEESDGNPDAVCLLAQVLWAQGAESSRERAREALFEVIEKHPEHVQSVLLLGVVALLDNDKDSLEAVVEELNGLRTNHKVTASEQSHIGEVLRAMATLGEGRTEEDMRTQVQTDIMLYPDLPHGWSALAQSTGDEYAAQMALKVAARGIPPKGLLEAQDLAKASAGTSTAGDAQRAAFLAPWEQSGWASLATATEGI
- a CDS encoding hypothetical protein (EggNog:ENOG41) produces the protein MDSWFHMTDFPPRDPSLEIRPVPHKRSFNNRSVGPGADPAIQKTARHLSDVDLDIRPTDYSVEPELDSQMFERERPFNRWVRDDEDWFGYKKRSDDVRKLLSAVEAHQNKTRGPLGQAATDPTWGYFVFVTSYSNLACQKLNQALENLVQATIRSLRLMSPSLYSEEATKRFKLEVIEDKEALENASEDRVREEFRAHLRSLGVLEEDLMFRGIGISRFSACILLDEQTISRLANCSFSLDIERDEPRLADVLVRMIDPKWDYPAEPYPGELDDEDRPYRGGDYCPVTALAELYRIMDGNLMGEYPFL
- a CDS encoding hypothetical protein (EggNog:ENOG41), with the protein product MANTSRTLHDADDPVDDIASFWARNVPQIGLSYHFVLHMMYALAGYHLVYQEPKGTERHSQSLALAAHHAELGIYEMNRTLTNLNEANCGALYVAAVLVCYCTFAAGPTGPDDLLVCVIGEGISQRWLPVIHGVRLIRQSIEPATLFTGLMAPLGGGGTNSEMEDTKPDFMVMGFSYIDWVGPLEKLRLWIASHENPDTALYLRVHKSLCDVYEANFGNAEGLVQVPKMNKFVFGWLYRMQDLFVGCLQRKAPQALLLMAYYDNEKVMVHGRVGNASARNDKRFVKCGLDRLVGLAGRNKSAA